A DNA window from Ranitomeya imitator isolate aRanImi1 chromosome 2, aRanImi1.pri, whole genome shotgun sequence contains the following coding sequences:
- the LOC138666074 gene encoding centrosome-associated protein CEP250-like isoform X1 produces MTQGVELGRDWLTLQRELQNSLEAQKRQAVLVEKLQAKVVQYRNRYQELQQSQDFSLSRGELELEKALRKLEEEQQRCENLAAVNALLREDLVRTQEANKLLGEDIHKLTADWSGALQELERKENEWKEEREVYKCRIQGENTRLLRLWTEVVTFHRHFTELKTATERDLSLFRGEWIRCIRLLQTSFSSIISWKPQDPGKMTEPPKYLLVTWGGGTESIEMAGQEVGAAMTEERALLDTLGQREESLKSQIEALQLEVETKTSSVQILEGERESLRSRYEAAEREANLLKLQMVATEKGASATRLHLETAQEEASAMRTRLVTAEQESSMLREQLVTAEQESSMLREQLVTAEQEASTMREQLVTAEQESSMLREQLAATEQEASAMRTLLVTSGLEASTLREQLVAAEQEASAMREQLAATEQEASAMREQLAATEQEASVMRTLLVTSGQEASIMKSELEVNLQQDITTRQGNVMALLSVTPHQGGNVVMLPLVPAAQEPSVMTSLLETTLPGSLSPPLESTPLMTSLLETTPLETSKMMSLLQIARQGAGSGQEVNLIDISQSQFVTTKQDTSRSRLESEVKSLDSLMVQLEASRQEVRSLEIKVQFSEQDAGTHRGRAGALQEEVCSLRAELQECSEKAELLRSRLTAHDLEEESRLQSMERDLRDAHLRSLDAVESERSDLLHDLVLLREELLRSRLEADLSRDEMSGLQDALHKVEKQMAELLVEQSRHKAEVDNLRDATAKMGDLNRALSLDKLGLNSLLQQRDKELETVREILHESQRELMTARQHLQQCEEERSHQTAELTQGRLLLQDAEMAREMLESELSYVRGERETLQTQLKLESENLRKDQDRFSQEAEALNRETSTLKVQLGVTGRACQELQEQLRDLQKVKESLERSLFASQERSSELEITYRQLELEVQTISQSKKTVRDELSLLYTEQDVLQKRCLALSQKLSDLEAEKKAETLRKGELELNLEGLKDCLKQEKSLRQVAEERVDELEEEKKTEVDKVTNLQKELEKEVSELRGHLANCQSEKEAAIENLERQVIEKREQNREMEMIKKTLKDCQEEKEKALDALESQADNLEEMERQIIELRENIEECNEEKETALTSAAQLQLTVQEREREIKASKEDIVRLLQEKEAVVTELQQKIQSCKEAELQMSILAKRLGECDVQKELALKAEEDNRLNIAEKERQVDTLNEKLSVVLEEKEVVFQQLSVETSTAEQKQLALKELLRQCQEEQETKVNSLWQNVRELEKEMENLKAEKAKTLEEVAHQTIMLKERDSLIESFRSRIVECELEKDQLAENYKECKENVARLKETIKAYIEEKEKLSRLLQSQTEKVKEREREMRVLKEFLSNAQKEKEMVCNDLEFHKNTLKERGKDYEELERTLQDSQQEKEHHRLTEEQQKKEILSLEETLQRCQHDKSLVEARIEQLLSQKDNLEKQAKIEEELLKGKVIEYSQSLKKKELEVEVLEEKYEQERETMNTRLKALSRSLKENEKELQERKRLENENRDLERELSEILYERQVVEELRERDSKSFNEKLQDLSRTLLEKEAEADEERMQLSRVNINLDARVKDLLHILEEKDIQEQENKEKIRDLKQELEQVQYFLVEKQREVEDSKIQSDQEIMTLNQHVEELTRGLADQGILFEEREGHLKSLQIRIDQLGQELMEKAIESEQGEEDRSELQKWVTELSQALIGEISPVQKDYKALIDRLKLLGKALRERERQCEDEKTDLNSLRERVAKLSQVLVEREHELEEAEDKMKSLREKITELQEVIEKKEDEVRNEELKSEGEKSMLRQSVSQLSHNLSEKKLDIEEKEVEIKFLKDKIEELRQVMSDKDQELRERKSFIELENKSQNRRISELSQALTEKEKETDNKDLKMISLGDKIAELKKALISKEHEVEEVLTRGEHEKKELKEKMAKLSQTLAERSRDAEFVRAERKLLKSKIEELEEQLVEKERQIAEDKESQRQKFTKLTRSLIEKNEENDEKEMEINLLKEKIEEVRQLLCVKEENNKDEEHKHEIEVQNLRKRVAELSLSLTGKEREADNKDLKITSLEEKMSELHRVLVSKEHELEEAITRGEHEIKDVRQQTAELSKALFKSSEDAEFARAQTKLLKSKIEELEQLTEKEREMNDKERQIAQYEESQIQRFTELTQSLVEKSEDNANKEMQMKLLKEKIKELQQLLCAKEEKNKDEERQHEEEMHNLSRKVADLTSSLIERRREADEVNTMKETIEEFKVLLTNKELERKSERRKCDEERNTQQQRVREVTKALAEKDQESDMAKLEVTSLKRKIEELRQVILVKEEKIQAENRISDGEKTSLTQRMKEMSIVLLEKEQEAADMKLEMKYLRDRLEEIGQVLVNKDEELEVQRRHNEEEKKVTKERIKSLSQSLLERDHEADQTKMEVNSLRVKIEEPRRKGTMVHEDIMDEQKTIMSQRVEKLSLNVKEKEREADALKAELAFLRDKVGELKQALTHKEQEIQEKELQRETEKKNLTERVTDLTQTLGNKVREVEEMAGNMESLKEGRKQVEQALKEEERKLINEIRSHEMEKTTMQNKIVELSQALTEKEVEAEGLEGQMKRLMEQIEQLGQSLVEKERQCKIHDEERNVLRQKSLQFVHATDERKEDVMDIEKDALTLEIDVFGQVITDKGQDIRQKTEDEETSSREILEMKYKGLKKSDTGLYLDVQEDRQKLLVDPMVAEERRRLEDNLRDSQKFPRHKLEMGEESIERSELMKRKLLGNKHEEPVLMEINYLKEEMKIQELLREMKALSQERDEAKKREDDLKRRLKKAEMALRRMEAEEITLRQKSLEFKTRLQKDPERVDGLVIRNGDSLQRRLEVLQEAVARLENDKSLLENQTLHLSSTLQEVESERRNLRRELRKLHAATAQGSKDKTQEDTVDSPASQSSVTELQQQISFLKSQLETERGHRSRYIQRCSRTTDDLMSLRQNLTRSLAAVTSDTRIQVLERETLQLDDTLNRSLGLSAT; encoded by the exons GTTGTACAGTACAGGAATCGCTACCAGGAGCTGCAGCAGAGCCAGGACTTCAGTCTG AGCCGCGGAGAGTTGGAGTTGGAGAAAGCTCTTCGAAAGTTGGAAGAAGAACAGCAAAG ATGCGAGAATCTGGCGGCAGTAAACGCTCTGCTCAGGGAGGATCTGGTGCGGACGCAGGAGGCCAATAAGCTGCTGGGAGAAGATATCCACAAGCTGACGGCCGACTGGTCTGGAGCCCTACAGGAACTGGAGCGAAAGGAGAATGAATGGAAAGAAGAGAGGGAG GTTTACAAATGTCGCATACAGGGCGAGAACACCCGACTCCTTCGGTTATGGACCGAGGTGGTGACATTTCATCGTCATTTTACGGAGCTAAAGACCGCAACAGAAAG GGATCTCTCCCTGTTTCGTGGTGAATGGATTAGATGTATCCGCCTTCTCCAAACTTCATTTTCCTCCATTATTTCATGGAAGCCTCAGGATCCAGGAAAAATGACCGAACCCCCAAAATACCTGCTTGTAACCTGGGGTGGAGGGACAGAGTCAATAGAGATGGCAGGACAGGAGGTCGGAGCGGCAATGACAGAAGAGCGCGCTCTGCTGGATACGTTGGGGCAAAGGGAGGAATCATTAAAATCACAAATTGAGGCTCTGCAGCTGGAAGTGGAAACTAAAACCTCATCTGTGCAGATACTAGAAGGGGAACGGGAATCACTTAGGTCTCGGTATGAGGCAGCAGAGCGAGAAGCCAACTTGCTGAAGCTTCAAATGGTGGCAACAGAAAAAGGAGCAAGCGCAACAAGGTTACATCTGGAGACAGCACAAGAAGAAGCGAGCGCGATGAGGACGCGGCTGGTAACGGCGGAGCAGGAATCAAGCATGCTGAGGGAACAGCTGGTAACGGCGGAGCAGGAATCAAGCATGCTGAGGGAACAGCTGGTAACGGCGGAGCAGGAAGCGAGCACGATGAGGGAACAGCTGGTAACGGCGGAGCAGGAATCAAGCATGTTGAGGGAACAGCTGGCGGCCACGGAGCAGGAAGCGAGTGCGATGAGGACACTGCTGGTGACATCGGGGCTGGAAGCGAGCACGCTGAGGGAACAGCTGGTGGCTGCGGAGCAGGAAGCGAGCGCGATGAGGGAACAGCTGGCGGCTACGGAGCAGGAAGCGAGCGCGATGAGGGAACAGCTGGCGGCTACGGAGCAGGAAGCGAGCGTGATGAGGACACTGCTGGTGACATCGGGGCAGGAAGCGAGCATTATGAAGTCAGAACTGGAGGTGAATTTGCAGCAGGACATAACTACACGGCAGGGAAACGTGATGGCATTGCTTTCTGTGACTCCACATCAGGGCGGTAATGTGGTGATGTTGCCTCTGGTGCCGGCTGCACAGGAACCTAGCGTGATGACATCACTACTGGAGACGACGCTTCCAGGCTCTCTGTCACCACCGCTAGAATcaactccgctgatgacctcactgCTAGAGACCACGCCTCTGGAAACCAGCAAGATGATGTCACTTCTGCAGATAGCGCGGCAGGGAGCTGGGTCCGGACAGGAAGTCAATTTAATAGACATTTCCCAATCACAATTTGTAACGACAAAACAAGACACATCAAGGTCACGTCTGGAGTCGGAGGTAAAGTCACTGGATTCATTAATGGTCCAACTGGAGGCCTCGCGGCAGGAAGTGCGATCGCTGGAGATAAAGGTGCAGTTCTCAGAACAGGACGCAGGGACGCACCGAGGACGCGCTGGAGCGTTGCAAGAAGAAGTCTGCTCTTTGAGGGCGGAGCTGCAGGAGTGTTCCGAGAAGGCGGAGCTTCTGAGGTCACGCCTGACCGCGCATGACCTGGAGGAAGAGTCGCGGCTTCAGAGTATGGAGCGGGATCTTCGGGACGCGCA TCTGCGGTCTCTTGATGCCGTGGAGTCCGAGCGCTCTGATCTACTCCATGATCTAGTTCTGCTGCGGGAGGAGCTGCTACGCTCTCGTCTAGAGGCCGACCTCTCTCGGGATGAAATGTCCGGCTTGCAGGACGCTCTCCACAAG GTAGAAAAGCAGATGGCAGAGCTGCTGGTGGAGCAGAGCCGACACAAGGCCGAGGTGGACAACCTGCGAGATGCCACGGCTAAGATGGGCGACCTGAACCGAGCCTTGTCCTTGGATAAGCTGGGACTGAACAGTCTCCTGCAGCAG AGAGATAAAGAGCTGGAGACTGTCCGAGAAATCCTCCACGAGTCGCAGAGGGAGTTGATGACGGCTCGGCAGCATTTGCAGCAATGTGAGGAGGAACGTTCCCATCAGACGGCAGAGCTCACCCAGGGGCGACTACTCCTGCAGGACGCAGAAATGGCGAGGGAGATGCTGGAGAGCGAGCTGTCGTACGTCCGGGGGGAGAGGGAGACGCTGCAGACTCAGCTTAAACTG GAAAGTGAGAACCTGAGGAAAGATCAGGACAGGTTCTCACAAGAGGCAGAGGCCTTGAATCGAGAAACGTCCACACTGAAAGTACAACTTGGAGTAACTGGGAGAGCGTGTCAGGAACTGCAAGAACAGCTCCGAGACCTCCA AAAGGTGAAAGAATCTCTGGAAAGGTCATTATTTGCATCTCAGGAGAGATCATCTGAGCTGGAGATTACATACCGCCAACTAGAGCTGGAAGTGCAGACAATCAGTCAGTCTAAGAAAACGGTCCGAG ATGAGCTCTCTCTCTTGTATACTGAGCAGGACGTCTTACAGAAAAGATGTCTTGCTCTTTCTCAGAAATTGTCTGACTTGGAAGCCGAGAAGAAGGCGGAAACATTACGGAAAGGAGAGCTGGAATTAAACTTG GAAGGATTAAAAGACTGTCTGAAGCAAGAAAAGAGCCTGAGACAGGTTGCTGAAGAGCGGGTAGATGAGCTGGAGGAAGAGAAGAAGACTGAGGTGGATAAAGTAACCAACTTACAGAAGGAATTGGAAAAAGAAGTTTCTGAGCTCAGGGGCCACCTAGCGAATTGTCAGTCGGAGAAAGAGGCAGCAATAGAAAACTTGGAGCGTCAAGTAATAGAGAAAAGAGAACAGAATCGTGAAATGGAGATGATCAAAAAGACCTTAAAAGACTGTCAGGAAGAAAAAGAGAAAGCTCTTGATGCGTTAGAAAGCCAAGCAGATAATTTAGAAGAGATGGAGAGGCAAATTATAGAACTCCGAGAGAATATTGAAGAGTGTAACGAGGAGAAGGAGACAGCTTTGACTTCAGCCGCTCAACTCCAGTTGACTGTGCAAGAAAGAGAACGTGAAATCAAGGCTTCTAAAGAGGATATAGTGAGACTCCTACAAGAGAAGGAGGCAGTGGTCACGGAGTTACAACAGAAGATCCAAAGTTGTAAGGAGGCTGAGCTGCAAATGTCAATCTTGGCAAAGCGTCTTGGAGAGTGTGATGTTCAGAAAGAGCTTGCACTGAAAGCAGAAGAAGACAATCGCCTGAATATAGCAGAGAAGGAGCGGCAAGTTGATACTCTGAACGAAAAGTTGAGCGTTGTTCTAGAAGAAAAGGAAGTGGTCTTTCAGCAGTTGTCTGTGGAAACTTCCACGGCAGAGCAGAAACAGTTGGCTCTAAAAGAGCTTCTCAGACAATGTCAGGAAGAGCAAGAAACCAAGGTGAACTCATTGTGGCAAAATGTAAGGGAGCTGGAAAAGGAGATGGAGAATCTAAAGGCCGAGAAGGCGAAGACACTTGAAGAAGTAGCCCATCAAACCATAATGTTAAAAGAGAGGGACTCTCTGATTGAATCTTTCCGATCTAGAATTGTGGAGTGCGAATTAGAGAAAGACCAGTTAGCTGAAAATTATAAGGAGTGTAAAGAAAACGTAGCTAGACTGAAAGAGACTATTAAAGCATatatagaggagaaagagaagttGTCTAGATTATTGCAATCTCAAACCGAAAAGGTTAAGGAAAGAGAGAGGGAGATGAGAGTTTTGAAGGAATTTTTGTCTAATgctcaaaaagaaaaagaaatggtctGTAATGACTTAGAATTCCACAAAAATACTTTGAAAGAAAGAGGTAAAGATTACGAAGAGCTGGAACGAACACTACAAGACAGCCAGCAAGAGAAGGAACATCATAGACTAACTGAAGAGCAGCAGAAGAAAGAGATTTTGAGCTTGGAAGAGACGTTACAGAGGTGCCAACATGATAAATCTCTGGTAGAAGCCAGAATAGAACAGTTGCTGTCtcagaaagacaacctggagaagcaAGCGAAAATAGAGGAAGAACTGCTCAAGGGAAAAGTGATTGAATATTCTCAGTCCTTAAAGAAAAAAGAACTGGAGGTTGAAGTTTTGGAAGAGAAGTATGAGCAAGAGCGAGAAACCATGAATACGAGACTCAAAGCGCTTTCACGCTCtttaaaagaaaatgaaaaagaatTGCAGGAACGGAAAAGACTTGAGAACGAGAATAGAGACCTGGAGAGAGAACTTTCTGAGATCTTGTATGAGAGGCAAGTGGTCGAGGAACTGAGGGAAAGAGACAGCAAATCTTTTAATGAAAAGTTACAAGATCTTTCCCGAACCCTGCTAGAGAAAGAGGcagaggctgatgaggagaggatGCAGTTAAGCAGGGTTAACATTAACTTGGATGCTAGAGTCAAAGATCTGTTACACATCCTGGAAGAAAAAGACATCCAAGAgcaagaaaataaggaaaaaatacGAGATCTGAAGCAAGAACTTGAGCAAGTTCAATATTTTCTGGTAGAAAAGCAACGAGAGGTAGAAGACTCGAAAATCCAGAGTGATCAAGAGATAATGACTCTAAATCAGCATGTTGAAGAACTGACTCGAGGGCTTGCCGACCAAGGGATCCTGTTTGAGGAGAGAGAAGGGCACTTAAAATCTTTGCAAATTAGAATAGACCAATTGGGTCAGGAGTTAATGGAGAAAGCTATTGAATCTGAACAAGGAGAAGAAGACAGATCAGAATTACAGAAATGGGTGACAGAACTTTCCCAGGCTCTTATTGGAGAGATATCTCCAGTGCAAAAAGATTATAAAGCTTTAATCGATAGGCTAAAATTACTTGGAAAAgctctgagagagagagagcgacAGTGCGAAGATGAAAAAACGGATCTAAACAGTTTGAGAGAGAGAGTAGCAAAACTTTCTCAAGTTCTTGTGGAAAGAGAACATGAATTAGAAGAAGCAGAAGATAAGATGAAATCACTGAGAGAGAAGATAACCGAACTGCAAGAAGTTATCGAAAAGAAAGAAGATGAAGTGAGAAATGAGGAGCTGAAGAGCGAGGGCGAGAAGTCAATGTTGAGACAGAGTGTATCTCAGCTATCTCACAATCTTTCGGAGAAGAAGTTGGATATAGAAGAGAAGGAAGTTGAAATTAAGTTCCTGAAAGATAAGATCGAAGAATTGAGGCAAGTTATGTCGGACAAGGATCAGGAACTACGAGAGAGAAAAAGCTTTATCGAGCTGGAAAATAAGTCTCAAAACAGGAGAATATCAGAACTGTCTCAAGCTTTAACAGAAAAGGAAAAGGAAACCGATAATAAAGATCTAAAAATGATATCTCTGGGAGACAAGATAGCAGAGCTTAAAAAAGCTTTAATAAGTAAGGAACATGAGGTCGAAGAGGTGCTAACAAGGGGTGAACATGAAAAAAAGGAGCTTAAAGAAAAAATGGCAAAACTTTCACAGACCTTAGCCGAGAGAAGCCGGGATGCGGAATTTGTAAGGGCAGAGAGAAAATTATTGAAAAGTAAGATAGAAGAACTCGAAGAACAGTTGGTAGAAAAGGAAAGACAGATTGCTGAAGATAAGGAATCTCAGagacaaaaatttacaaaacttaccaGGTCTTTAATAGAAAAAAATGAAGAGAATgatgagaaagagatggagattaaTCTTTTGAAAGAAAAGATTGAAGAAGTGCGACAACTTTTATGTGTAAAAGAAGAAAATAATAAAGATGAAGAACATAAACACGAGATAGAGGTGCAAAATCTGAGAAAAAGAGTTGCAGAGCTTTCATTATCTCTGACCGGAAAGGAAAGGGAAGCCGATAACAAAGATCTAAAAATTACATCTCTTGAAGAAAAGATGTCAGAGCTTCATCGTGTTTTAGTAAGTAAGGAACATGAGCTCGAAGAGGCGATAACAAGGGGTGAACATGAGATTAAAGATGTAAGACAACAAACAGCAGAACTTTCAAAGGCTTTATTCAAGAGCAGCGAGGATGCAGAATTTGCAAGGGCTCAGACAAAATTATTGAAAAGTAAGATAGAAGAACTCGAACAGTTGACagaaaaagaaagagaaatgaATGATAAAGAAAGACAGATTGCACAATATGAGGAATCTCAAATACAGAGATTCACAGAACTTACTCAGTCTTTAGTAGAAAAGAGTGAAGATAATGCCAATAAGGAGATGCAAATGAAGCTTCTGAAAGAAAAGATCAAAGAACTGCAACAACTTCTGTGTGCAAAGGAAGAAAAAAATAAGGATGAAGAACGGCAACATGAAGAAGAGATGCATAATTTGAGTAGAAAAGTTGCCGATCTTACGTCGTCCCTAATCGAAAGGAGGAGGGAAGCAGATGAGGTAAATACTATGAAGGAAACCATAGAAGAATTTAAGGTTCTGCTTACAAATAAGGAGCTAGAGAGAAAATCTGAGAGAAGAAAGTGCGATGAAGAAAGGAACACTCAACAGCAGAGGGTAAGGGAAGTTACCAAGGCTCTGGCCGAAAAGGATCAAGAATCTGATATGGCGAAACTTGAGGTGACATCGCTGAAACGTAAGATAGAAGAGCTCAGACAAGTCATACTGGTGAAAGAAGAAAAGATTCAGGCAGAAAATAGAATTAGTGACGGAGAGAAGACATCCTTAACGCAAAGGATGAAAGAAATGTCCATAGTTTTACTGGAGAAGGAACAAGAGGCTGCGGATATGAAATTAGAAATGAAATATCTTAGAGATCGGCTTGAAGAAATTGGGCAAGTCTTAGTAAATAAGGACGAAGAACTCGAGGTGCAAAGAAGACacaatgaagaagaaaagaaagtcACGAAGGAGAGAATTAAGAGCTTATCTCAGTCTTTATTAGAGAGAGACCATGAAGCAGATCAGACCAAGATGGAGGTGAATTCTCTTAGAGTGAAGATAGAAGAACCGAGGAGGAAAGGAACCATGGTCCATGAAGATATAATGGATGAACAAAAGACAATTATGAGCCAAAGAGTGGAAAAACTTTCCTTAAATGTAAAGGAGAAAGAACGAGAAGCCGATGCTCTTAAAGCAGAGTTGGCATTTCTGAGAGATAAGGTAGGAGAACTAAAACAAGCTTTGACTCATAAGGAGCAAGAAATTCAAGAGAAGGAATTACAGAGGGAAACCGAAAAGAAAAATTTAACAGAAAGAGTGACCGATCTCACTCAAACTTTAGGAAATAAAGTAAGAGAAGTAGAAGAAATGGCAGGAAATATGGAGTCCTTAAAAGAAGGGAGAAAGCAAGTTGAACAGGCTCTGAAAGAGGAAGAAAGGAAATTGATAAATGAGATAAGATCACATGAGATGGAAAAGACAACCATGCAAAATAAAATAGTTGAACTATCACAAGCTTTGACAGAAAAGGAAGTAGAAGCAGAAGGCCTGGAAGGGCAGATGAAACGTCTGATGGAACAGATAGAGCAGCTAGGACAAAGCTTGGTAGAAAAAGAGCGACAGTGCAAGATACATGATGAAGAGAGAAATGTCCTAAGGCAGAAATCATTACAATTTGTTCATGCCACAGACGAAAGGAAAGAAGATGTTATGGATATTGAGAAGGATGCTTTGACTCTGGAGATTGACGTATTTGGACAAGTCATAACAGATAAAGGCCAAGACATACGACAGAAAACCGAAGACGAAGAAACATCTTCTAGGGAGATTCTGGAGATGAAATATAAAGGTTTAAAGAAATCAGATACTGGATTGTATTTGGATGTGCAAGAAGACAGACAGAAACTTCTAGTTGACCCAATGGTTGCGGAAGAAAGAAGACGTCTGGAAGATAATTTACGAGACTCACAAAAATTTCCACGTCACAAATTGGAGATGGGAGAAGAGTCCATAGAACGTTCAGAATTGATGAAGAGAAAGTTGCTAGGAAACAAACATGAGGAACCTGTATTAATGGAGATCAATTACTTAAAGGAAGAGATGAAAATACAAGAGCTGTTAAGAGAAATGAAAGCACTTTCTCAAGAGAGAGATGAAGCTAAGAAGAGGGAAGATGATCTTAAGCGAAGGTTGAAGAAAGCCGAAATGGCGCTAAGACGCATGGAGGCTGAGGAGATTACATTGAGGCAGAAATCTCTGGAATTCAAGACAAGACTTCAGAAA